The following proteins are co-located in the Nocardia bhagyanarayanae genome:
- a CDS encoding TetR/AcrR family transcriptional regulator, producing the protein MVAEHGEVDLAPARPEPNGGRAGSENAGVRRRPKDRKAQIIRAAARAFSERGYYPVGVDEIAADVGISGPALYRHFANKYALLVAAAEEGARHLLTVARNADDPELDPEPRLDGLIKAIAEHTIDIRREAGLYRWERRYLEREDRIRIRKIYDDLNDTIAAPIAELRPDAPEADLRMLAASVLSVVASISAHRSALSGARLLPLLRDMCWSVLRAELPPAPTQPDQGPVARGLPVTSKREQLLAEAIRIFGRQGYHEASIEEIGAAVGINASSVYRYFSSKSDLLAAAFHRTGDRVSVAMTEALAEATSRPEAVRLIAARYAKLTFSTPEIMPVYYAEFSNLPQAEQHKLRAIQRQNVLEWANLLDGDPVEARFRVHAAIGQVIDIGRLIRFDARPAQLARVTALMNAVLLG; encoded by the coding sequence ATGGTCGCGGAACACGGCGAGGTAGACCTCGCGCCCGCGCGGCCCGAACCAAACGGGGGAAGGGCCGGATCGGAGAACGCCGGTGTTCGCCGCCGCCCGAAGGACCGCAAAGCGCAGATCATCCGGGCCGCCGCCCGCGCCTTCAGCGAGCGCGGGTACTACCCGGTCGGCGTCGACGAGATCGCCGCCGACGTCGGCATTTCCGGCCCCGCCCTGTACCGGCATTTCGCGAACAAGTACGCGCTGCTCGTCGCCGCCGCCGAGGAGGGCGCGCGGCACCTGCTCACCGTCGCGCGCAACGCCGACGATCCCGAGCTGGACCCGGAACCGCGGCTCGACGGCCTGATCAAGGCGATCGCCGAACACACCATCGACATCCGGCGCGAGGCGGGCCTGTACCGGTGGGAGCGCCGCTACCTGGAGCGTGAAGATCGGATCCGGATCCGCAAGATCTACGACGATCTGAACGACACCATCGCCGCGCCCATCGCCGAGCTCCGGCCGGACGCTCCCGAGGCCGACCTGCGGATGCTCGCCGCCTCGGTGCTGAGCGTGGTGGCCAGCATCTCCGCGCACCGCTCGGCACTCTCCGGCGCGCGCCTGCTTCCGCTGTTGCGCGACATGTGCTGGTCGGTCCTGCGCGCCGAGCTGCCGCCCGCGCCCACGCAACCGGATCAGGGTCCCGTCGCGCGCGGCCTGCCGGTCACCTCCAAGCGGGAACAGCTGCTGGCCGAGGCCATCCGGATCTTCGGTCGCCAGGGCTATCACGAGGCGAGCATCGAGGAGATCGGCGCCGCGGTCGGCATCAACGCGTCCAGCGTCTACCGGTACTTCAGCAGCAAGTCCGATCTGCTCGCCGCCGCGTTCCACCGGACCGGCGACCGCGTCTCGGTCGCCATGACCGAGGCGCTGGCCGAGGCGACCAGCAGGCCGGAAGCGGTGCGCCTGATCGCCGCGCGCTACGCCAAGCTGACCTTCTCCACCCCGGAGATCATGCCGGTCTACTACGCGGAGTTCAGCAACCTGCCGCAGGCCGAGCAGCACAAGCTGCGCGCCATCCAGCGCCAGAACGTCCTCGAGTGGGCCAACCTGCTCGACGGCGACCCGGTCGAGGCTCGCTTCCGCGTGCACGCCGCCATCGGCCAGGTCATCGACATCGGCAGGCTCATCCGCTTCGACGCCCGCCCGGCCCAGCTGGCCAGGGTGACGGCGCTGATGAACGCGGTCCTGCTCGGCTGA
- a CDS encoding enoyl-CoA hydratase-related protein encodes MSNTDSAPAATAPAGFTAVQDGKVLRITITKPKRKNAIDYDTMVALGDTFLAAAENRSVRAIVLTGAGDDFCTGADLVASPGEAQRGITSDMVMDAANRLVRAVVDAPVPVVARIKGAAAGVGVGIALAADLVYASEDSYLLLAFINIGLMPDGGAAALVAAAAGRPLAAEMALLGERLPASAGKRAGLFTAVLPDDELDAAVEAAVAKLAAGPRRALELTKKALNQATLTALDAALAAEKTGQSELLASPDFREGATAMLTKRKPVFAD; translated from the coding sequence ATGAGCAATACCGATTCCGCACCCGCCGCGACGGCTCCCGCCGGCTTCACGGCGGTGCAGGACGGCAAGGTACTGCGTATCACCATCACCAAGCCCAAGCGCAAGAACGCCATCGACTACGACACGATGGTCGCGCTCGGCGACACCTTCCTGGCCGCGGCCGAGAACCGTTCGGTGCGCGCGATCGTGCTGACCGGCGCGGGCGACGACTTCTGCACCGGCGCGGATCTGGTCGCGAGCCCCGGCGAGGCGCAGCGCGGCATCACCTCCGACATGGTGATGGACGCGGCCAACCGGCTGGTGCGAGCGGTCGTGGACGCGCCGGTTCCGGTGGTCGCGCGAATCAAGGGCGCGGCGGCCGGTGTCGGCGTCGGCATCGCGCTGGCCGCCGACCTCGTCTACGCGAGCGAGGACTCCTACCTGCTGCTGGCGTTCATCAATATCGGCCTGATGCCCGACGGCGGCGCGGCCGCGCTGGTGGCGGCGGCCGCCGGACGCCCGCTGGCCGCGGAGATGGCGCTGCTCGGCGAGCGCCTGCCCGCATCCGCCGGGAAGCGGGCCGGGCTGTTCACCGCCGTGCTGCCCGATGACGAACTCGACGCGGCGGTGGAGGCCGCGGTCGCCAAGCTCGCCGCGGGCCCGCGCCGCGCGCTGGAGCTCACCAAGAAGGCGCTCAACCAGGCCACGCTGACCGCGCTCGACGCGGCGCTCGCAGCCGAGAAGACCGGCCAGAGCGAACTGCTCGCCTCCCCCGATTTCCGCGAGGGAGCCACCGCGATGCTGACCAAGCGCAAGCCGGTCTTCGCCGACTGA
- a CDS encoding SDR family oxidoreductase: protein MAYLVTGATGFIGRFLIPQLLERDADIHVLVRPGQESADRYACCAREWDAGDRVRPVRGDLGAPSLGIDSNWLAQHRGAIDHVFHLAASYDLTERGAGTRNVVDAAEELGAGLLHHVSTVEVAGSYEGLFTEDMFDKGQALTTPLQQAKFEAERIVRDSGLAWRIYRPSIVIGHSRTGEIDRIDGPYYFFRLLRMAAQLPRILPVLVPKLGETNMVPVDFVARALDHIAHQPGPASSTYHLVDPRRMSAVEALNLFADEAGAPHLVEVMPKRAMNMMLRVPGANWMLPRVGVPLDVLEHSEFTCWFDAKRTTDALAGTDIKVPPLAAYAPLIWKYWIENWV from the coding sequence ATGGCTTACCTGGTTACCGGAGCAACTGGGTTCATCGGTCGTTTTCTGATCCCACAGCTGCTCGAGCGCGATGCGGACATCCACGTGCTGGTCCGGCCCGGTCAGGAATCGGCCGACCGGTACGCCTGCTGCGCCAGGGAATGGGACGCGGGAGACCGGGTGCGTCCGGTCCGCGGCGACCTCGGCGCGCCGAGTCTGGGCATCGACAGCAACTGGCTGGCACAGCATCGCGGCGCCATCGACCACGTCTTCCACCTGGCGGCGAGCTACGACCTGACCGAGCGCGGTGCGGGCACCCGCAACGTGGTCGACGCCGCCGAGGAACTGGGAGCCGGTCTGCTGCACCATGTTTCGACCGTCGAGGTGGCGGGCTCCTACGAGGGCCTGTTCACCGAGGACATGTTCGACAAGGGGCAGGCGCTGACAACGCCGTTGCAGCAGGCCAAGTTCGAGGCGGAACGCATCGTGCGGGACTCGGGTCTCGCCTGGCGGATCTACCGGCCCTCGATCGTCATCGGCCACTCCAGAACCGGCGAGATCGACCGCATCGACGGTCCCTACTACTTCTTCCGCCTGCTGCGGATGGCGGCCCAGCTGCCGCGCATCCTCCCGGTGCTGGTGCCCAAACTCGGCGAAACCAACATGGTCCCGGTGGACTTCGTGGCGCGGGCCCTCGACCACATCGCGCACCAGCCGGGCCCGGCGTCGAGCACCTACCATCTCGTCGACCCGCGCCGGATGAGCGCGGTAGAGGCGCTGAACCTGTTCGCCGACGAGGCCGGAGCACCGCATCTGGTCGAGGTGATGCCCAAGCGCGCGATGAACATGATGCTGCGGGTGCCCGGCGCCAACTGGATGCTGCCGCGCGTCGGCGTCCCGCTCGACGTGCTCGAGCACAGCGAGTTCACCTGCTGGTTCGACGCCAAACGCACCACCGACGCGCTCGCGGGGACCGACATCAAAGTGCCGCCGCTCGCCGCGTACGCCCCGCTCATCTGGAAGTACTGGATCGAGAACTGGGTCTGA
- a CDS encoding Nramp family divalent metal transporter, whose amino-acid sequence MSATVADPPRSAGRPRALVALLGPAFVAAIAYVDPGNVASNISAGAEFGYLLVWVIVMANVMAGLVQFLSAKLGLVTGMSLPEAVRERASRPVRLAYWGQAETVAMATDLAEVVGGAIALNLLFGLPLVVGGLITGAVSMGLLVVQDRRGQRPFERVITGMLAVIAVGFLASVVIAPPSVSDAIGGLAPRFDGAESVLLAAAMIGATVMPHAVYLHSGLARDRHGHPAPGPGRVRLLRATRLDVVLAMLLAGTVNLAMLLMAANTPRGKEVDSIESAHAAVGDALGPAAALLLAVGLLASGLASTSVGAYAGAMIMQGLLRRRIPLLLRRSITLIPAVAILAAGIDPTRALIVSQVVLSFGIPFALIPLVRFTSDRSLMGADVNHRVTTALAWFVALIISMLNVALIYLTVTGG is encoded by the coding sequence ATGAGCGCCACAGTCGCTGACCCGCCCCGTTCCGCAGGGCGGCCGCGCGCGCTGGTGGCGCTGCTCGGTCCCGCTTTCGTCGCCGCCATCGCCTACGTCGACCCGGGCAATGTGGCCTCCAACATCAGCGCGGGCGCGGAGTTCGGCTATCTGCTGGTGTGGGTGATCGTCATGGCGAACGTCATGGCCGGGCTGGTGCAGTTCCTCTCCGCCAAGCTCGGGCTGGTCACCGGGATGTCGCTGCCCGAGGCGGTGCGCGAGCGCGCGAGTCGTCCGGTGCGCCTCGCCTACTGGGGGCAGGCCGAGACCGTCGCCATGGCGACCGACCTCGCCGAGGTGGTGGGCGGGGCGATCGCGCTGAACCTGTTGTTCGGGCTGCCGCTCGTCGTCGGCGGGTTGATCACCGGCGCGGTGTCCATGGGCCTGCTCGTGGTGCAGGACCGGCGCGGTCAGCGGCCCTTCGAGCGGGTGATCACCGGCATGCTCGCGGTCATCGCGGTCGGCTTCCTCGCCTCCGTCGTGATCGCGCCCCCCTCGGTATCCGACGCCATCGGCGGCCTCGCGCCGCGCTTCGATGGCGCCGAGAGCGTGCTGCTCGCCGCCGCCATGATCGGCGCGACCGTGATGCCGCACGCGGTGTACCTGCACTCCGGCCTGGCCAGGGATCGGCACGGTCACCCGGCGCCCGGCCCCGGCCGGGTCCGCCTGCTGCGCGCGACGCGGCTCGACGTCGTCCTCGCCATGCTGCTCGCGGGTACGGTGAACCTGGCCATGCTGCTGATGGCCGCGAACACACCGCGCGGCAAGGAAGTCGATTCCATCGAGAGCGCGCACGCCGCGGTGGGCGACGCGCTCGGACCGGCCGCGGCGCTGCTGCTCGCGGTCGGCCTGCTCGCCTCCGGGCTGGCCTCCACATCGGTCGGCGCGTACGCGGGCGCGATGATCATGCAGGGCCTGCTGCGCCGCCGGATTCCGCTGCTGCTGCGCCGCTCGATCACTCTGATCCCGGCCGTCGCGATCCTGGCCGCGGGCATCGACCCGACCCGTGCGCTGATCGTCTCCCAGGTGGTGCTGTCCTTCGGCATCCCGTTCGCGCTGATCCCCTTGGTGCGCTTCACCAGTGACCGCTCGCTGATGGGCGCCGACGTCAACCATCGCGTGACGACCGCGCTGGCCTGGTTCGTCGCGCTGATCATCAGCATGCTCAACGTCGCGCTGATCTACCTGACCGTGACGGGCGGGTGA
- a CDS encoding alpha/beta hydrolase translates to MIATTAVFAGLMSGLGASTATADPIVESKALLANPVSADGSKIVKAEIKDSRNIRLHVYSAAMDENVIIDVQRPADASEPRPTLYLLNGAGGGEDDASWVARSEALDFLKDKNVNVIQPIGGKWSYYTDWIKDDPTLGRNKWTTFFTEELPPLVDGALGTNGVNAIAGLSTSGTTVLALPIAKPGLYKAAAAYSGCAQTSDPVGSEFVKLTVETWGGGDTENMWGPQGSEGWVKNDPYVNAEGLRGLELYISTGTGIPGEHDVLNGEYALPGAYGLANQVLIGGVIEAGTNYCTHNLQTRLNELGIPATFNFRPTGTHSWGYWNDEFPRSWPVLAKGLGL, encoded by the coding sequence ATGATCGCGACTACTGCGGTGTTCGCGGGACTCATGTCCGGACTCGGCGCATCCACGGCCACGGCTGACCCGATCGTCGAGTCGAAGGCCCTGCTGGCCAATCCGGTCTCGGCCGACGGCTCGAAGATCGTCAAGGCGGAGATCAAGGACTCCCGCAACATCCGGCTGCACGTGTACTCGGCCGCGATGGACGAGAACGTCATCATCGACGTGCAGCGTCCGGCCGACGCCTCGGAGCCGCGGCCGACCCTGTACCTGCTCAACGGCGCGGGCGGCGGCGAGGACGACGCGTCCTGGGTGGCTCGTTCCGAGGCGCTGGACTTCTTGAAGGACAAGAACGTCAATGTGATCCAGCCGATCGGTGGCAAGTGGAGCTACTACACCGACTGGATCAAGGACGACCCGACGCTGGGCCGCAACAAGTGGACGACCTTCTTCACCGAGGAGCTGCCGCCGCTGGTCGACGGCGCGCTCGGCACCAACGGCGTGAACGCCATCGCGGGCCTGTCCACCTCGGGCACCACCGTGCTCGCGCTGCCGATCGCCAAGCCGGGCCTGTACAAGGCGGCCGCCGCGTACAGCGGTTGCGCGCAGACCAGTGACCCGGTCGGCTCCGAGTTCGTGAAGCTCACCGTCGAGACCTGGGGCGGCGGCGACACCGAGAACATGTGGGGTCCGCAGGGCTCGGAGGGCTGGGTCAAGAACGACCCGTACGTGAACGCCGAGGGCCTGCGCGGTCTCGAGCTCTACATCTCCACCGGCACCGGTATTCCCGGCGAGCACGACGTTCTGAACGGTGAGTACGCCCTGCCCGGCGCCTACGGTCTGGCCAACCAGGTCCTGATCGGCGGCGTCATCGAGGCGGGCACCAACTACTGCACGCACAACCTGCAGACCAGGCTGAACGAGCTGGGTATTCCGGCGACCTTCAACTTCCGTCCGACCGGAACCCACTCGTGGGGCTACTGGAACGACGAGTTCCCGCGCTCCTGGCCGGTGCTGGCCAAGGGCCTCGGTCTCTGA